The following DNA comes from Syntrophorhabdaceae bacterium.
GTCAGTGCTTGTTCTTTTAACCGCAGTTTTCACAGCACCATCCTATGCCGGTCCAGCCTGCGACCCATGCACGAAGGAAGCTGTACAGCTGGATGAGCAATCAAAGAATCTGCTGAATATTGATCTCCATTCTTTGAGATGGTTGCTCGGCGCATCTTCCGACTCGTACCTGCTTCATGAAAGCCTGGTTCAAGAAAACCAGCTTGGCGCCATCGAGGCATTGGAGAAGAACGGATATGCAAGGCTGGAACTTGTCGATGGTCTGCCGGGAGGTACACGCGGCACCTTTTTGAGAATCATTCCAACGGCAAAAGGACAAGATATAATCAACACGCTAACCAGGCAACATAACAAATAGACTTAAGCTTGCCTGACGCCGATGTCCGAGACCGTGTTAGTCAAACCTGAACCCCTTTTCCCGAAACAATCTCAAGCAGGCGGCCGCCACATCCGGGTCGTACTTCGAGCCGCTCCCCGCGGATATCTCTTCCAGCGCCTCATTTAGGGGAAAGGCGTTCCGGTAGGCCTTGTGGGTGGTCAGGTCCTCGAGGGCATGGGCAACGGAGAGGACTTTCGCCTCCATGAGAATGGCCTCCCCCCGGGTCCCATGCGGGAAGCCTGAACCGTCGCAGCACTCCCGGTGCTGGAGGACGATGTCGGCGATCGGCCAGATGCACTCGATCTTCTTCAAGGTGTCGTAGGCGGCCATGGGATAGGTCTGGTACATGGTCAGCCGGACGCCTTCCAGCCGTCCGGCATCCTGGAGGATGTCGACGGGTACATTGACCATGCCGATGTCATAGACGGACGAGGCCAGTTCTATCGCTTCCACCTTGATATCCTCAAACCCCATCTCCCGGGCAATCGAAACCGCCAGTTTCGATACGCGCTCATGATGCCCCGGGGTATAGGACACCCTTGATTCTATCGTCTCCGCGATAGCCGAGATCACGCCTTTCACGGACGCGTATATCCTGGCGTGGTCCTCCCGCAGATTAAGCTCTATACCCTGCCTGTTCAAGGCCAGTTCGATGGCGATATGGAGCTGCTTCTTTTCCACGGGTTTGAGGATGTACCCGGAGGGGCCGGTGAGCACCGCCCGCCCGAACGTCCTGTCGTCGGCATATGAGGTCAGGTAGACCACCGGGGCGGAAGAGATGGCCGCTATCTTCTCCGCCGCCTCTATGCCGTCCATTTTACCGGCCAGGACGATGTCCATCAGCACCAGGTCCGGATGGGTCTCCCGGAGCTTCTCCAGGGCCTCCTCACCGGAGTATGCCGTCGCGACCACATCATAGCCCAGGTCGGTAAGCTGCCTTGTCAGACCCAGGGCAACGATCCTTTCGTCCTCGACCACCATGATCCTCTTCTTTTCCATTTGTCTATACCCCCTTTGTCGCCGCAGGGAAGATTACCGTGAACGTTGTCCCTTCCCCGACCGTCATCGTTGCAGTGCCGTCAATCTGCCCCGTCAGAAGATTCACCAGCTCTAACCCCAGGGTCTTTGTGTTATGGAAATCAACCCCGGCGGGAAAGCCTGTCCCGTTGTCCCGAACGGTGAGGACGAATTGGTCCCCTTCCACCTTCATACCGATATCGATCTCCCCCCCTCTTCCCTCCGGGAAGGCGTGCTTGAGCGCATTGGAGACCAGTTCGTTCAGGATGAGTCCGCAGGGGATGGACGTCTCTATGGTAAGGGATATGTCGGGGACATTCACGTTGATCGCCACGGGCGATCTTCCGGTCCCGTGAGACTGCTGAAGACGGGCGGCCAGGTCCCTTATGAAACCGCCGAGATCGACCTTCGACATATCCTCCGACTGGTAGAGCATGGTATGAATCCTTGCCATGGTCTTTATACGGTCCATGCTGTTGTGGAGCATCTCCCTGGCCTTCTCATCATGCAGGTATGAGGACTGGAGGTCGAGGAGACTCGAGATCACCTGGAGGTTGTTCTTCACCCTGTGGTGAATCTCCTTGAGGAGGGTCTCTTTCTCTTTTAGAGAAGAAATCAATTTACTTTCCGCATTTTTCTTGTCTGTAATGTCAACTAGTGCGCCTTCAATGTACCCGTCCTCGGGATACACACGGGCAGAAAGATCGACCCAAAAATGTTTATTGTCTTTTCGGATGATCTCAGCCTCATAGTTTGCCACCTCGCCAGTTTGGGTAACTGCTTCAAGTATTCTTTGCCGGGCTTCAGGGTCCGCATAATGATCGGCGGCCACAAAGTCTTCCAAACATTCCTCAATGGTTGCATATCCAGCCAGTTCCGCGTAGCGTTGGTTAATCTGCAGGGGAACACCATCTGATATTCTCGTTCGGAACAACCCTACCTCTGCATTATTATAAAGATGTCTAAATCGCTCCTCGCTCTCCATGAGCGCCTTCTCCAACCGCTTGCGGTCGGTGATGTCCTCCCCTGAGCCGAGCGTTCCCGTAACATGTCCATTCTCATCAAAGAAAACCGTATTGTGCCAGGCAATGAGTCGCTCATCTCCGGCTTTCGTGAGAACCGGGTTTTCGTAAAATGCGATGGCCTCAAC
Coding sequences within:
- a CDS encoding MASE3 domain-containing protein produces the protein MSEQNMTTTSKPWLNALFAVLLLSSLYLSKLYSYLLFHGLSELFSIIIACGIFMLVWNTRRFFTNNYFLFIGIAFLFIGFIDTVHTFAYKGMGIFKGYDSNLPTQLWIAARYVQSITFLVAPLFTIRKLKVGQAFAVYLAASFLLLFAIFYRIFPDCFIEGQGLTAFKVTSEYIISAILAVSLAFLYRKRTYFDPYILKLLAASTITVIASEMSFTLYADVYGFFNMLGHVLKIVAFYLIYRAMIVTGLDRPYGMLFRDLKIERDRAQQYLDLARVMFVAIDADQKVTLINRRGCEVLGYDEHEIVGKNWFDTFLPERLRDTVRADFFRLMAGEVEAIAFYENPVLTKAGDERLIAWHNTVFFDENGHVTGTLGSGEDITDRKRLEKALMESEERFRHLYNNAEVGLFRTRISDGVPLQINQRYAELAGYATIEECLEDFVAADHYADPEARQRILEAVTQTGEVANYEAEIIRKDNKHFWVDLSARVYPEDGYIEGALVDITDKKNAESKLISSLKEKETLLKEIHHRVKNNLQVISSLLDLQSSYLHDEKAREMLHNSMDRIKTMARIHTMLYQSEDMSKVDLGGFIRDLAARLQQSHGTGRSPVAINVNVPDISLTIETSIPCGLILNELVSNALKHAFPEGRGGEIDIGMKVEGDQFVLTVRDNGTGFPAGVDFHNTKTLGLELVNLLTGQIDGTATMTVGEGTTFTVIFPAATKGV
- a CDS encoding response regulator; protein product: MEKKRIMVVEDERIVALGLTRQLTDLGYDVVATAYSGEEALEKLRETHPDLVLMDIVLAGKMDGIEAAEKIAAISSAPVVYLTSYADDRTFGRAVLTGPSGYILKPVEKKQLHIAIELALNRQGIELNLREDHARIYASVKGVISAIAETIESRVSYTPGHHERVSKLAVSIAREMGFEDIKVEAIELASSVYDIGMVNVPVDILQDAGRLEGVRLTMYQTYPMAAYDTLKKIECIWPIADIVLQHRECCDGSGFPHGTRGEAILMEAKVLSVAHALEDLTTHKAYRNAFPLNEALEEISAGSGSKYDPDVAAACLRLFREKGFRFD